GCGCCCGCTCTCCACCATCAAGGCAGGCAGGACCGTCATCGGCGGGGTCGCCTGGGCCCAGCACCGCGGCATCCGACGGGTCGAGGTGCGCATCGACGGTGGTGCCTGGCAGACGGCGCGACTCGGCCCCGACGTCGGCGTCGACTACTGGCGCCAGTGGTACCTGCCGTGGGACGCCCCCAGCGGTCGGCACCTGGTGGCCGTCCGCGCCGTGACCCTCGACGGCGACGTCCAGACGGCGGTGCGGCGCACGCCGTTCCCCGACGGGTCGAGCGGGATCCAGGAAGTCGTGGTCACGGTCGCCTGACCTGACGGCGGCCCTGACGGCGGCCCGGAAAAAAACTGCACGGATCTCCCATCCGCCCGGGGCTCCGCTCCGAATTCCCATCACAGTCCCACCCGACCGAAAGGCAGCACCATGAACCTCCGTCGCACCGGCTCCGCACTCCTCGTGATCGGCGCCCTCTCGCTCTCCGCCACCGCCTGTGGCTCCGACGACAGCAACGACATGAAGGCCGAGCCGAAGGCCTCCGCCTCCGACACGATGAACGCCGGCGCCCAGACGTTCGGCCCCGGCTGCGCGGGCGTCCCGAAGACCGGCGCCGGCTCCTTCAACGGCATGGCCACCGCCCCGGTCGCCACCGCCGCGAGCGCCAACCCGCTGCTCAAGACCCTCGTCGCCGCTGTCGGCGCCGCGGACCTCGGTGACACCCTGAACAGCGCCGACGGCATCACCGTCTTCGCGCCCACCGACGACGCCTTCGCGAAGATCCCGAAGAAGACCCTCGACGGCGTCCTCGCGGACAAGGCCACGCTGACCAAGATCCTCACCCACCACGTCGTGGCCGGCCAGCTCTCCCCCGACGAGCTCGCGGGCACCCACAAGACGCTCGAGGGCGACAGCATCACGGTCAAGGGCTCCGGCGAGAACTTCACCGTCGGCAAGGAGAACGCTGCGGTCCTCTGCGGCAACATCCCCACCGCCAACGCGACCGTCTACGTCATCGACACTGTCCTGATGCCCTGATTCCCGCAAGGATGAACGACATGACAGGCCTTCGTGCCGTCCCCTCCGGCGATCCGTCGCCGGAGGGGGCGGCCTCCCCCTCGGCAGCGCCCGACCTCGCGGCGCTGCTGCGCCGCTCCTCACGGGGCGACGAGACGGCCTTCGCCGCGCTGTACGACGCGATGGCGTCGCGCGTCTACGGCCTCCTGCTCCGCGTGGTGCGCGACCCCGCCCAGGCGGAGGAGGTGACCCAGGAGACCTTCCTGGAGATCTGGCGCACCGCGTCCCGGTTCGACCCGGCTCGTGGCAGCGCGGTGGCCTGGATGCTGACCATCACGCACCGCAAGGGCGTCGACCGGGTCCGCTCGGCCGAGGCCGCGACGCGGCGCGACACGACGTACCACCGCGAGACGCAGCCCGTCGAGCACGACGTCACCGCCGAGGAGGCGACCGCCTCCCTCGAGGCCGGACGCGTCCGCCAGGCACTTCAGACCCTCACCCCCACCCAGCGCGAAGCCGTGGAGCTCGCCTATCTCGGTGGGTACACCCACACGGAGGTGGCCACCATGCTGGACCTGCCTCTCGGGACCGCAAAGACACGCATACGCGACGGGCTGATCCGTCTGCGCGACACGATGGGAGTCGGACAATGAGCGAGATCCACGCCCTGTCCGGGGCCTACGCGATCGACGCACTGGACGAGCACGAGCGCGCGCTCTTCGAGCGCCACCTGGCCGAGTGCGCGGACTGCCGCGCCGAGGTCGACAGCCTGCGCGGCGCCGCCGCCTCGCTGGCCGAGACGACGATCGCGACGCCGCCGCCGGCCCTGCGCGCCGACGTCCTGGCCGCGATCTCCACCGTCCGCCCGCTTCCTCCGCTCCCGGCCCAGGAGAGCGGTGTCCACGCCGGTGGACGCCGGTTTCGCCACCTCCTCGTGGCAGCAGCGGCGGTGGCCGTGGTCGGCACCGGGGCCGCGGTGACGCACCCCTGGACCGATGACCGGGTGGACCCGGTGCAGCAGGTGATCGCCGCGTCCGACAGCGACCAGGCCACGGCGAAGGTCGACGGCGCGAAGCTGACCGTCTACCGCTCCGCCTCGCTCGGCAAGGCCGCCCTGGTCACCGACGAGCTGCCTGCTGCGGCGAAGGGCAAGGTCTACGAGCTCTGGCTGCAGGTCGACGGGGCGATGGTGCCGGCCGGCCTGCTGGAGGGTTCCGGCGACCAGGAGCTGCTGCTCACCGGCGACGCCTCGAAGGCCACCGCTGCCGGGATCACCGTCGAGCCCGACGGCGGCTCGCGGCAGCCGACCTCGACCCCGATCGCCCTCTTCGACCTCACCCAGGACACCTGATGACCAGCTCTGCACCGGCCCGGGAGACCCCGCGCCGGGTGGCTGTCGTCGGCTCCGGCGTCGCCGGGCTGACCGCCGCACACGTGATCGCGAAGTCGTCGAGGGTGACCCTGCTCGAGGCCGACGAGCGACTCGGCGGCCACGCCGACACCCACCGGGTGACGACTGCCGACGGGCGCGAGCTCGCCATCGACACCGGCTTCATCGTCCACAACGAGCGCACCTACCCCACCCTGCTCCGGCTCTTCCGCGAGCTGGGTGTGGAGACGCAGCCGTCGGAGATGTCGATGTCGGTGCGTGACGACACCACCGGCCTCGAGTACGCCGGAGCCCTCGGGCTGCAGGGCCTCTTCCCGACCCGGGCCAACCTGGGGCGGCGGAGGTACCTGCGCATGCTGGCCGAGATCCCGCGCTTCCACCGCGCGGCGCGCGCCCTGCTGGCAGCGCCGGAGGACGAGGACGAGCCGCTGGCTGCCTTCCTCGAGCGGCACGGCTTCTCGGCGTACTTCCAGCGGCACTTCATGGAGCCGATGGTCGCCGCGGTGTGGTCCTGCGACCCGGACACGGCCCTGGCCTACCCGGCGCGGTACCTGTTCACCTTCCTGCAGCACCACGGGATGCTCTCCGTCTGGGGCTCGCCGCAGTGGCGCACCGTGACCGGCGGCTCGCACGCGTACGTCGACCGGGTCGCCGCCGGCCTGCACGAGGTGCGGACCGGCACCAAGGTGACCTCGCTGCGCGAGCTCCCCGAGGGGGTCGAGGTGACCGACGGCAACGGCCGGACCGAGCTCTTCGACGCGGTCGTCGTGGCCACGCACCCGCACCAGGCGCTGGCCATGCTGGCCGAGCCGACGGCGACCCAGGCCGAGGTGCTGCGAGCGATGGAGTACTCCCCCAACACGGCCCAGCTGCACACCGACGCCTCGCTGCTGCCGCAGGCTCGGCGCGCGCACGCGTCGTGGAACTTCCGGCGCCGCAGCGAGGCCGCCGGGCGGGTGACGGTCACCTACGACCTCACACGGCTGCAGCGGCTCGACACCGACACCGCCTACCTGGTGACGCTCGGCGGCACCGACCTGGTCGACCCGGCCACGGTGATCGCGACGCGTGAGTACGAGCACCCGCTCTACACGCCGGAGTCGGTGGCCGCGCAGCGGCGCCTGCCGGCCTGCGACACCGACCGGATCGTCTTCGCCGGCGCGTACCACGGCTGGGGCTTCCACGAGGACGGCGCGCGGTCCGGGGCCCACGCCGCCGAGCGGCTCGGCTTCAGCTGGGACGCGCCGGCGGCACTGCCCCGGGGCGGCCGCGTCTACACGACGACCATCCGGCACAGCCGGCGTGCGCCGCGACGCACGTTCAGCTACCGGTCGCGGACGTGGCTGGTCGACCTCGACGACGTGCCTCCTGCGCGCCTGCACCGCGAGTTCCGGTCAGCCGACCACATCGGCGATCCGACGCGCTCGATCCGCGACAACGTCGTGGACTTCCTCGCGCGCCGGGAGATCACCGTCGACGGCCGGATCCTGATGCTGACGAACCCGCGTGCCTTCGGCTACTGCTTCAACCCGATCAGCGTCTTCTGGTGCCACCGCGCCTCGGGCGAGCTGGCCTGCGTGCTGATCGAGGTGCACAACACCTACGGCGACCGCCACGCCTACGTCGTCCACCCGGACGCCGACGGCCGTGCCACCGTGCCGAAGCAGATGTACGTGTCGCCGTTCCACGACACCTCCGGGGACTACCAGGTCAGCGTCCCCCGCCCCGACGAGCGGGTGGCGGTCGGGATCACCCTGCAACCGCAGGGCTTCGCCGCCACCCTCACCGGCACCGCCCTGCCGACCGGTCGGCGGGCCGCCCTCGGCACCGTCGTCCGCACCCCGTGGCCGGCGCTGCTCGGGCGCCTGCGCATCCAGTGGCAGGGCATCCGGCTCTGGCTGCGCCGTGTTCCCGTCCAGCCACGGCCCCACCACGATCCCCAGGAGGGAACCCGATGAGCGACACCTCCACGCTGCGTACCGCAGCGCCCCGGATCCGCCCGGACCTCGAGCTCTGGCCCGACCTGGCGCAGCTGCCCGAGGGCCCGCGGGCCCGGGTCTCGGCCCGGGTCGCCAACGGCATCCTGCGGGCCGTCTGCCGGCGCCTCGACATCCAGCTCGTCCACCCGGACGAGGCCCTGGACCCGACCCGCCCGGCGATCGTGCTGCACGACGAGGAGGAGTTCCTCCTCCGCGTCGGCAGCGACGGCCTGATCGGCTTCGGCGAGGCCTACCTCACCGGCGCCTGGGAGTCCCCCGACATCGCTGCCCTGATCGGCACCCTCGGTGCGAACATCGACCGGATCGTGCCCCGCTGGATGCAGCGGCTGCGCCGGGTCCACGTACGCCGCGAGCCCCGCCGCCACCAGAACACCATCGACGGCAGCCGGTCGAACATCTCGCACCACTACGACCTGTCCAACGACCTGTTCACGCTCTTCCTCGACCCGACGCTCTCCTACTCCTCGGCACTCTTCCCGTCCGAGGTGGTGCAGAACGACGGTCACCGGGTGGCCCTGGCGCCGGCCCCTCCCGCGGAGGACGCCAGCACCGCGCTGACCGCAGCCCAGCACCGCAAGATCGACCGCCTGCTGGACCAGGCCGGCGTCGGCGCCGGCACCCGCGTGCTCGAGATCGGCACCGGCTGGGGCGAGCTGGCCCTGCGGGCTGCTGCGCGGGGCGCGACCGTGCGCACCGTGACCCTGTCGCAGGAGCAGCTGGAGCTGGCCCGGGAGCGCGTCGCCGCTGCGGGCCTGGCCGACCGGGTGAGCATCGAGCTGCTCGACTACCGCCTCGTCGAGGGCGAGTACGACGCGGTGGTCTCGGTGGAGATGATCGAGGCCGTCGGCGACGAGTACTGGTCGACGTACTTCCGCAAGGTGGACGAGCTCCTCGCCCCGGGGGGCCGGTTCGCCCTCCAGGCGATCACCATGCCGCACGGCCGGATGCTCGCCACGCGCGACGACTTCACCTGGATCAAGAAGTACATCTTCCCCGGCGGGCTGCTCCCCTCGGTCGAGGCGATCGAGCGGATCACCGCCGCCGAGACCTCCCTCCGGGTCGCCGACCGGCTGTCGATGGGCGCCCACTACGCCGAGACCCTGCGGATCTGGGACCAGACCTTCTCCGCCGCCACCCCGCAGGTCCGGGCGCTCGGCTTCGACGTGACCTTCCTCCGGATGTGGCACTTCTACCTCGCCTACTGCCAGGGCGGCTTCGCCTCCGGCTACACCGACGTCCAGCAGATGACCTTCGTGAAGGAGTCCCGATGACCACCGCCCTGCGTGCCGTGAACAGCGCACCGGCCGACAGCGGCGTGGCCGCCGAGCTCGCCCGCGGCCTGCGCCCGTTCGTCGGCGGCGACCTCCCGGTCCGGCTCCGCGCGTGGGACGGCTCGGAGGCCGGCCCGGCCGACGGCCCTCTCGTCGAGATCCGTACGCCGGACGCCCTGCGCCGCCTCCTGTGGCGCCCCGGCGAGCTCGGGGCCGCCCAGGCCTACGTGACCGGCGAGATCGACGTCGAGGGTGACCTCGACGCCGCCCTGACCCATGTCTGGGACGTCGTCCGGCAGCGCGGCCTCGGTGGCCGCCCCGGCCCGGCGGCGTTCGCCGCGGCGATCGGCGCGGCCCTCCGCACGGGTGCCGTCGGGCGTCCGCCGGCGGCCCCGGCGAGCCAGGCGCGGGTGCACGGCCGGCTGCACAGCAAGCTGCGCGATCGGGCCGTGATCAGCCACCACTACGACCTGTCGAACGAGTTCTACGGCCGGATCCTCGACGAGACGATGGCCTACTCCTCGGCGTACTGGCGGAAGGCTCCGGGCACTCCGGGCTACACCCTCGCGGACGCCCAGCGCGACAAGCTCTCGCTGGTCTGCCGCAAGCTCGGCCTCGAGCCGGGCATGACGCTGCTCGACGTGGGCTGTGGCTGGGGCTCGCTCTCGCTGCACGCAGCGGAGCACTTCGGCGCGCAGGTCACCGGCGTCACCATCGCGGCCGAGCAGAAGGCCTACATCGACGAGCAGATCCGCCAGCGTGGACTGGAGGACCGGGTCACCATCCGCCTGCAGGACTACCGCGAGGTGGTCGGCCGCTGGGACGCCGTCGCCTCCATCGAGATGGGCGAGCACGTCGGCGAGGGCAACTACCCCGAGTACACCCGCGTCCTGGCCGGAACCGTCCGCCGCGGCGGCCGCGTGCTGGTCCAGCAGATGTCCCGTCGCGGACGGCACCCCGGCGGTGGCCCGTTCATCGAGTCGTTCATCGCACCCGACATGCACATGCGCCCGGTCGGCCGCACGGTGGACCTGATCGAGGACGCCGGCCTCGAGGTCCGTGACGTGCACGCCCTCCGCGAGCACTACGTGTGGACCGTCGACGCCTGGATGGAGAACTTCACCACCCACCGCGAGCACCTCACCGACCTGGTCGGCGAGGAGGTCATGCGGGTCTGGGAGCTCTACCTCGTAGGCGGCCGGATGGCCTTCCGCGACGGCCGCATGGGCGTCGACCAGATCCTGGCGGTCCGGCCCGGCGAGCCCCACACGCTGGCCCCCGAGCGAGGCTGGTGACATGACCGACCTGCTGCAGGTGCTCGCCGTCGAGGTCCTCGTCGTGGCCGCGGCGATGGCCCTGACGGCGTACGCCGCCCACCGCGCCGGGCGCTACTCCGTCGTCGACACCACGTGGGGCCTCGCCCTCGCGGCGGTCGCGCTGGTCGCGGCCCTCGGGGGAGCCTCCCTCGATGCGGGCGAGCCGTGGCGACGCTGGCTCCTGCTCGCGCTCGTCGCCGTCTGGGGCAGCCGGCTGTCGTGGCACATGCACCGTCGCAACAGCGGCCACGGCGAGGACCCGCGCTACGCCGCGATGCTCGCCGGGGCGACCCCGCTGCAGCGGGTGGTCAAGGTCTGGGTGACGCAGGGCGCTGCAGTCGTACTGGTGGGACTGCCGGTCACCGTCGCGGCGGTGACCACCGGCGGCTGGGCCTTCCTGGCTCCGGCCGGCGTGGCGCTCTGGCTGCTGGGCGTCTCCTTCGAAGCCGTCGGGGACGCCCAGCTGGCCCGGTTCAAGGCCGACCCCGCCAACCGCGGACGGATCATGGACCGCGGGCTGTGGTCGTGGACCCGGCACCCCAACTACTTCGGCGACGCCTGCGTGTGGTGGGGCATCTGGATGGTCTCGCTGACCACGCCGTGGTCGCTGCTGACCGTCGTCGCTCCCCTGGCGATGACCTACTTCCTGGTCTTCGCCACCGGCGCCCGCCTCCTCGACAAGCACATGGAGGGGCGCCCCGGCTGGGCGGAGTACGCCGCCCGGACCAGCATGTTCGTGCCCCTTCCGCCGCGACGTGCGCGGCGTGACCACCCGGAGGACTGATGACCACCCTCGCCGACTTCACCGCCAGCACCCTCGCCGGCGACGAGCAGCCCCTCGCGGCGTACGCCGGCCAGGTCGTGCTCGTCGTGAACACCGCCTCGCAGTGCGGCTTCACCCCCCAGCTCGCGGGCCTGCAGGAGCTGCACCAGACCTACGCCGACCGCGGCTTCACCGTGCTCGGCTTCCCGTGCAACCAGTTCGGCGGCCAGGAGCCCGGTTCGGCCGAGGAGATCGGCGCCTTCTGCCAGCGCAACTACGGGGTCGACTTCCCGATGTTCGCCAAGGTCGACGTGAACGGGAAGGCAGCCCACCCGCTCTTCCGCTGGCTGACGCACGAGCGCCCGGGTCGGCTGGGCCGCAAGATCCGCTGGAACTTCACCAAGTTCCTCGTCGACCGCGACGGCACGGTGCTGGCCCGCTACGGCAGCACGACGTCGCCGGCGTCCATCGCCCCGCGGATCGAGGCGGCGCTGGCCGAGCACCGGCTGGACTGAGGCACCGACCGGCGCATGCAGACCTTCCTCCCCTACCCCTCGTTCGCCGAGAGCGCGGCATCGCTCGACCGGCAGCGCCTGGGCAAGCAGCGCGTCGAGAACCTGCAGATCCTCCAGGTGCTCACCGGCTTCCGCCTGGTCACCTCGGAGCGGCCGCCGGGCTCGCCGCGGGCCGTGCCGCTGCCCCGCGAGCAGTGGCACCTCGTGCCACGGAAGGTGGGCGGCTGGTCGTTCCACCCCGCGGTGCTCATGTGGACCGGCCATCTCCCGGCGCTGGGCGCCTACCAGGAGGCGATCTGCGCGGAGTGGACCGCCCGTGGCTACCGGGACACGTGTGCGGAGAAGACGGCGGTCCTGCTCGAGGCGACCGGGCACGCGCAGGGCGACGCGGAGCTGCCGGCGTGGTTCGGCAGCGAACGCTTCCACGCCGCCCATCGCGGCACGCTGCTGGCGAAGGACCCCGACTGGTACGGCCGCTACGGCTGGACCGACGAGCCGGACCCGGACGGACTCTGGCCGGTCACCCGCGAGGGGTGACCGGCCAGGTCCTGGGTGCCCTCGGCTCTCAGTAGGACTTCGGCAGCCCGAGCGAGTGCATCGCGACGAAGTTGAGGATCATCTCGCGGCTGACCGGCGCGATCCGGCCCAGGCGCGAGGCGACCAGGAGGTTGGCCAGGCCGTACTCCTCGGTCATCCCGTTGCCGCCGTGGGTGTGGACCGCGACGTCGGTGGCGTTGCAGGAGACCTCGCCGCCGGCGTACTTGGCCATGTTCGCGTACTCGCCCGCGCCGAAGTCGTCCCCGGCGTCGTACAGCGCGGCCGCCTTCTGCCAGAGCAGGCGGGCCTGCTCGAGCTCGATCTTGATCTTCGCCAGCGGGTGCTGGATGCCCTGGTGGGCGCCGATCGGGACGTCCTTCCAGACCGACCGCTCCCTGGCGTAGTCGACCGCCTTCTCCAGCGCGTAGCGAGCCAGCCCGCACGACATCGCGGCGCCCATGATCCGCTCGGGGTTGAGGCCCGCGAAGAGCTGCCAGATGCCGCCGTCCTCGTCACCGACGAGCGCCTCGGCCGGCACGCGGACGTTGTCCAGGAAGAGCGTGAACTGCTTCTCCGGCGCCTTCCAGGCCATCGGGATCACCTGCCTGGAGAAGCCCGGCGCGTCGGTCGGCACCATGAACAGCGCCGGCTTCAGCTTGCCGGTCTTCGCGTCCTCGGTGCGGGAGACGATCAGGATCACCTGCGCCTCGTCGACACCGGAGATGAAGGTCTTCTGCCCGTTGAGCACCCACTCGTCGCCGTCCCGCGTGGCGGTGGTGGTGATGTTGTGGGCGTTGGAGCCGGCGTCCGCCTCGGTGATCCCGAACGCCGCGGTCACGCTTCCGTCGGCGATCTGCGGGATCCAGTGCTTCTTCTGCTCCTCGGTGCCGCAGCGCGCGATGATCGAGCCGACGATCGCCGGGCTGACCACCATCATCAGCAGCGGGGCACCGGCGGCGGAGGCCTCCTCGAGGACGGCCGCCAGGTCGGACATGCCGCCGCCCCCACCGCCGTACTCCTCGGGGAGGTTGACGCCGAGGAAGCCGTTGCGGCCCATCTCGAGCCACATCTCGGTCATCTTGCCGCCCTCGCGGGCCTGCTTCTCGACGAACTCGCGGCCGTACTTCGAGGCGAGCTTGCGGACGGCCTCGCGGAGCGCGACGCGCTCCTCCGGCTCGGTGAACATGGTGCTCATCAGCTCTCCTCGGAGTCGGTGCTGTCGGTGCTGTCGGTGTCGGGGGCGACGACGGCGAGCACGGCGCCCGCCTCGACCTGCTGCCCGACGGCGACGTCGAGCTCGGTGACCGTGCCGGCGTACGGCGCGGAGATGGTGTGCTGCATCTTCATGGCCTCCATGACCAGCAGCGGCTGGCCCTCGGCGACCGTGTCGCCCACCGCTGCGGAGACCGCGACGACCGAGCCCGGCATCGGGGCCAGCAGCGAGCCCGCAGCGACCTGCGTCGACGGGTCGACGAAGCGGGGCGCACGGATCAGCGCCACGTGGCCGAGCGAGGACTCGACGTCCACGTGGTCGCCGTCGACGTAGACCGTGAAGGTGCGCTGCACTCCGTCCTGCTCGAGGGTGACCTCGTCCGGCCCGGCTGCCAGGACGACGACACCGTCCAGGTCCGCGGAGCGGAAGCTGCGACCGCCGTACCAGCCGACGACGAGCTCCTCGTCGCCGCGGCGGAACACCGTGCGCTGCGGCTGCGAGACGACGTTGCGGAAGCCCGCCGGGATCCGGGACTGGTACGCCGAGGCGAGACGTGCCCGCTCGGCCAGCGCGACCGCCGCGGCGAAGCCCGAGACCGGCACCGCGTCCGCGCCGCCCGTGGGGGCACCGAGGACGGCGAGGTCGGCTCCGTCGAGCCACGTGGTGTCCATCGTGGCGTCGATGACGGTCGCGGACCGAAGCAGGTTGACCAGCAGGTCGCGGTTGGTGGTCAGGCCGTGCAGCTGCGCCTTGGCGAGCGCCCCGGCGAGCTGTCGCAGCGCCTGGTCGCGGGTCGGCGCGAACGAGATGACCTTGGCGATCATCGCGTCGTAGAAGGTGCCGATGCTGTCGCCCGCCCCGACACCGGAGTCGAGCCGGATGCCGTGGCGGACGGTCTCGAACTCGGACACCACGCCGGGCAGCTCGAAGCGGGTGATGGTGCCTGACTGCGGCTGGTAGCCGTGGGCCGGGTCCTCGGCGTACAGGCGCACCTCGACCGCGTGCCCCTGCGGCTCGCCGACGGTGACCTCGGCCAGCGAGCGGCCCTCGGCCACGGCGATCTGCAGCGCGACCAGGTCGACGCCGTGGACCGCCTCG
The sequence above is a segment of the Nocardioides jiangxiensis genome. Coding sequences within it:
- a CDS encoding SAM-dependent methyltransferase, yielding MTTALRAVNSAPADSGVAAELARGLRPFVGGDLPVRLRAWDGSEAGPADGPLVEIRTPDALRRLLWRPGELGAAQAYVTGEIDVEGDLDAALTHVWDVVRQRGLGGRPGPAAFAAAIGAALRTGAVGRPPAAPASQARVHGRLHSKLRDRAVISHHYDLSNEFYGRILDETMAYSSAYWRKAPGTPGYTLADAQRDKLSLVCRKLGLEPGMTLLDVGCGWGSLSLHAAEHFGAQVTGVTIAAEQKAYIDEQIRQRGLEDRVTIRLQDYREVVGRWDAVASIEMGEHVGEGNYPEYTRVLAGTVRRGGRVLVQQMSRRGRHPGGGPFIESFIAPDMHMRPVGRTVDLIEDAGLEVRDVHALREHYVWTVDAWMENFTTHREHLTDLVGEEVMRVWELYLVGGRMAFRDGRMGVDQILAVRPGEPHTLAPERGW
- a CDS encoding fasciclin domain-containing protein — protein: MNLRRTGSALLVIGALSLSATACGSDDSNDMKAEPKASASDTMNAGAQTFGPGCAGVPKTGAGSFNGMATAPVATAASANPLLKTLVAAVGAADLGDTLNSADGITVFAPTDDAFAKIPKKTLDGVLADKATLTKILTHHVVAGQLSPDELAGTHKTLEGDSITVKGSGENFTVGKENAAVLCGNIPTANATVYVIDTVLMP
- the sigK gene encoding ECF RNA polymerase sigma factor SigK, which encodes MTGLRAVPSGDPSPEGAASPSAAPDLAALLRRSSRGDETAFAALYDAMASRVYGLLLRVVRDPAQAEEVTQETFLEIWRTASRFDPARGSAVAWMLTITHRKGVDRVRSAEAATRRDTTYHRETQPVEHDVTAEEATASLEAGRVRQALQTLTPTQREAVELAYLGGYTHTEVATMLDLPLGTAKTRIRDGLIRLRDTMGVGQ
- a CDS encoding DUF1295 domain-containing protein, with product MTDLLQVLAVEVLVVAAAMALTAYAAHRAGRYSVVDTTWGLALAAVALVAALGGASLDAGEPWRRWLLLALVAVWGSRLSWHMHRRNSGHGEDPRYAAMLAGATPLQRVVKVWVTQGAAVVLVGLPVTVAAVTTGGWAFLAPAGVALWLLGVSFEAVGDAQLARFKADPANRGRIMDRGLWSWTRHPNYFGDACVWWGIWMVSLTTPWSLLTVVAPLAMTYFLVFATGARLLDKHMEGRPGWAEYAARTSMFVPLPPRRARRDHPED
- a CDS encoding acetyl/propionyl/methylcrotonyl-CoA carboxylase subunit alpha, producing MTITRLLVANRGEIARRVFRTCRELGIDTVAVFSDADAGMPFVREADQAVRLPGNTPAETYLRGDLVVAAALAAGADAVHPGYGFLSENAAFARAVIEAGLTWVGPDPSSIESMGSKIESKKLMSDAGVPVLDGFTGAEFAADASVADGLEAPVLVKASAGGGGRGMRIVNDLADLGTVIEQASSEAASAFGDGTVFVEPYVQTGRHIEVQVMGTPDGAIVFGERDCSVQRRHQKVIEEAPAPALPDGTRKALHEAARQAAEAIDYRGAGTVEFLYDVAKDRFYFLEMNTRLQVEHPVTEAVHGVDLVALQIAVAEGRSLAEVTVGEPQGHAVEVRLYAEDPAHGYQPQSGTITRFELPGVVSEFETVRHGIRLDSGVGAGDSIGTFYDAMIAKVISFAPTRDQALRQLAGALAKAQLHGLTTNRDLLVNLLRSATVIDATMDTTWLDGADLAVLGAPTGGADAVPVSGFAAAVALAERARLASAYQSRIPAGFRNVVSQPQRTVFRRGDEELVVGWYGGRSFRSADLDGVVVLAAGPDEVTLEQDGVQRTFTVYVDGDHVDVESSLGHVALIRAPRFVDPSTQVAAGSLLAPMPGSVVAVSAAVGDTVAEGQPLLVMEAMKMQHTISAPYAGTVTELDVAVGQQVEAGAVLAVVAPDTDSTDSTDSEES
- a CDS encoding acyl-CoA dehydrogenase family protein; the encoded protein is MSTMFTEPEERVALREAVRKLASKYGREFVEKQAREGGKMTEMWLEMGRNGFLGVNLPEEYGGGGGGMSDLAAVLEEASAAGAPLLMMVVSPAIVGSIIARCGTEEQKKHWIPQIADGSVTAAFGITEADAGSNAHNITTTATRDGDEWVLNGQKTFISGVDEAQVILIVSRTEDAKTGKLKPALFMVPTDAPGFSRQVIPMAWKAPEKQFTLFLDNVRVPAEALVGDEDGGIWQLFAGLNPERIMGAAMSCGLARYALEKAVDYARERSVWKDVPIGAHQGIQHPLAKIKIELEQARLLWQKAAALYDAGDDFGAGEYANMAKYAGGEVSCNATDVAVHTHGGNGMTEEYGLANLLVASRLGRIAPVSREMILNFVAMHSLGLPKSY
- a CDS encoding SAM-dependent methyltransferase — its product is MSDTSTLRTAAPRIRPDLELWPDLAQLPEGPRARVSARVANGILRAVCRRLDIQLVHPDEALDPTRPAIVLHDEEEFLLRVGSDGLIGFGEAYLTGAWESPDIAALIGTLGANIDRIVPRWMQRLRRVHVRREPRRHQNTIDGSRSNISHHYDLSNDLFTLFLDPTLSYSSALFPSEVVQNDGHRVALAPAPPAEDASTALTAAQHRKIDRLLDQAGVGAGTRVLEIGTGWGELALRAAARGATVRTVTLSQEQLELARERVAAAGLADRVSIELLDYRLVEGEYDAVVSVEMIEAVGDEYWSTYFRKVDELLAPGGRFALQAITMPHGRMLATRDDFTWIKKYIFPGGLLPSVEAIERITAAETSLRVADRLSMGAHYAETLRIWDQTFSAATPQVRALGFDVTFLRMWHFYLAYCQGGFASGYTDVQQMTFVKESR
- a CDS encoding glutathione peroxidase; translated protein: MTTLADFTASTLAGDEQPLAAYAGQVVLVVNTASQCGFTPQLAGLQELHQTYADRGFTVLGFPCNQFGGQEPGSAEEIGAFCQRNYGVDFPMFAKVDVNGKAAHPLFRWLTHERPGRLGRKIRWNFTKFLVDRDGTVLARYGSTTSPASIAPRIEAALAEHRLD
- a CDS encoding FAD-dependent oxidoreductase: MTSSAPARETPRRVAVVGSGVAGLTAAHVIAKSSRVTLLEADERLGGHADTHRVTTADGRELAIDTGFIVHNERTYPTLLRLFRELGVETQPSEMSMSVRDDTTGLEYAGALGLQGLFPTRANLGRRRYLRMLAEIPRFHRAARALLAAPEDEDEPLAAFLERHGFSAYFQRHFMEPMVAAVWSCDPDTALAYPARYLFTFLQHHGMLSVWGSPQWRTVTGGSHAYVDRVAAGLHEVRTGTKVTSLRELPEGVEVTDGNGRTELFDAVVVATHPHQALAMLAEPTATQAEVLRAMEYSPNTAQLHTDASLLPQARRAHASWNFRRRSEAAGRVTVTYDLTRLQRLDTDTAYLVTLGGTDLVDPATVIATREYEHPLYTPESVAAQRRLPACDTDRIVFAGAYHGWGFHEDGARSGAHAAERLGFSWDAPAALPRGGRVYTTTIRHSRRAPRRTFSYRSRTWLVDLDDVPPARLHREFRSADHIGDPTRSIRDNVVDFLARREITVDGRILMLTNPRAFGYCFNPISVFWCHRASGELACVLIEVHNTYGDRHAYVVHPDADGRATVPKQMYVSPFHDTSGDYQVSVPRPDERVAVGITLQPQGFAATLTGTALPTGRRAALGTVVRTPWPALLGRLRIQWQGIRLWLRRVPVQPRPHHDPQEGTR
- a CDS encoding pyrimidine dimer DNA glycosylase/endonuclease V, translating into MQTFLPYPSFAESAASLDRQRLGKQRVENLQILQVLTGFRLVTSERPPGSPRAVPLPREQWHLVPRKVGGWSFHPAVLMWTGHLPALGAYQEAICAEWTARGYRDTCAEKTAVLLEATGHAQGDAELPAWFGSERFHAAHRGTLLAKDPDWYGRYGWTDEPDPDGLWPVTREG
- a CDS encoding anti-sigma factor, which codes for MSEIHALSGAYAIDALDEHERALFERHLAECADCRAEVDSLRGAAASLAETTIATPPPALRADVLAAISTVRPLPPLPAQESGVHAGGRRFRHLLVAAAAVAVVGTGAAVTHPWTDDRVDPVQQVIAASDSDQATAKVDGAKLTVYRSASLGKAALVTDELPAAAKGKVYELWLQVDGAMVPAGLLEGSGDQELLLTGDASKATAAGITVEPDGGSRQPTSTPIALFDLTQDT